CGGCGTCCGCGTCGTCGGTGCCGGCCGCCTGCACCGCCTCCAGGTACTGCAGGGCGGCGGAGTAGTTGGCCGCGTGCGCGAACGTCGGCCGGGTGCCGGCCTTCTGCTGGAACCGGTCGGCGAACTCCCGGTTCTTCGCGTCGAAGTTCCAGTACCAGGCGTCGGTGTACGTGGTGCCGGCCAGCGCGGCCGGGGTGAGCGAGTGGATGTCGGTGAGGAACATCAGCCCCACCGCCAGGCCGACGCCCTTGTCGCGCAGCTTGAACTCGTTGTACTGCTTCACCACGTTGACCAGCTCCGCGCCGGCCTGCATGGTGCCCAGCACGTCCGGCTTCGGGTTCAGCGTCGGCGCCTTGAGCAGGAAGGTGGAGAAGTCGCCGCTGGTGTTCGGGAACGGCGCGCCGTCCTTGCCGACGACCTTCCCACCGGCCGCGGTGATCGCGGTGGAGAAGCTCTTCTCCATGTCCTGACCGAAGGCGTAGTTCGGGTACAGGATGTACCAGTTCTTGCCGATCTGCTCGGTAGTGGTCTTGCCGGTGCCGTTGGCCAGCATGTACGTGTCGTAGGCGTAGTGGAAGGTGTACTTGTTGCAGCTCTTGCCGGTCAGGTCGGTGGTCGCCGCCCCGATGTTGAAGTAGAGCTTCTTCTTCTCCTTCGCCACGTCGGCGACCTTGAGCGCCGCCGATGAGGTGGGCACGTCCAGGATCAGGTCGACGCCCTTGCGGTCGTACATCTCCTGGGCCTTGGAGTTGGCCACGTCCGGCTTGTTCTGGTGGTCGGCGGTCTCCACGGTGATGTCCTTGGTCACCGCCTTGTCGCCGTACTTGGCGGTGAAGTCGGCGATGGCCATCTCCACCGCCGTGACCGAGTTCTTTCCGGACAACTCCGAGTACGCCCCGGACTGGTCGTTGAGCACGCCCAGCACGATCTTGTCGCCGGTCAGCTTCTGGTCGCCGCCCGACTGGGGTCCACCGCCGCCGCAACCGGCGACCAGCACCACCGCGGCCGACGCCGCAGCCACACCCACCGTCCTCCGCATGCCCACTCCATCCATTCCGCGCCTCGTCGCGCGGGTCGTCGTTGAGAAATCAGATCCCGAGGTACGCCAGCAGCTCGCGTTCCCGCGAGCGCACCTCGGAGTTGTCCATCGCCTCGGCGACGCGTCCCTCGGCCAGCAGGTAGTGCCGGTCGGCGACGCCGGTGGCGAAGTGCAGGTTCTGTTCGACAAGCAGCACTGTCACCCCGTGCCGCTTGGCTTCCCGCAGCAGGTCACCGACCTGCTGCACCAACAGTGGAGAGAGCCCCTCGGTGGGCTCGTCGCAGAGCAGCAGCCGGGCGCCCATCCGCAGCACCCGGGCCAGCGCGAGCATCTGCTGCTCGCCGCCGGAGAGCATGGTGGCCGCGGAGTCCCGCCGGGTGTAGAGGGCGGGGAACGCCTCGTACACCCGCTCCAGCGACCACGGGTCCGGGCCGACCCGGGGCGGCAGTGTGAGGTTCTCGGTCACGGTCAGCGTGGCGTAGCTGCCCCGGTCGTCGGGCACCCAGCCCAGCCCGAGCCGGGCCCGCCGGTGCGCCGGCAGCTTCCCGACGTCCCGCCCGTCCAACTCGACCGTGCCGCGCTGGCCGGAGTGCAGCCCCATCACGCAGCGCAGCAGTGTGGACTTGCCGGCGCCGTTGCGCCCGACCAGGGTGACCACCTCGCCGGCGGCGACCTCCAGGCTGACGTCCCGCAGCACCTGCGCCTCGCCGTACCAGGCGGACAGGTTCTCAATGCGCAGCATCAGCGGCTCCCAGGTAGGCGGTGATCACGCGCTCGTCCGCGCGGACCTGCTCGTACGGGCCCTCGACGAGGACCTTGCCGGCCTGGAGCACGGTGACGGTGTCGGCGAGCCGGCCGACCACGCTCATGTTGTGCTCGACCATCACCACTGTCCGGCCCTGGCGCACCCGGCCGATCAGCTCGACGGTGCGGTCGACGTCTTCGAGGCCCATCCCGGCGGTGGGCTCGTCGAGCAGCAGCACCTTCGGGTCCAGCGCCAGGGCGATGGCCAGCTCCAGGGCCCGCTTGCGGCCGTACGCCAGCGCCTCGGAGGGGGCGTCCGCCAACTCGGACAGCCCCACCATGTCCAGCAGCTCGTCGGCGCGCCCGGTGTAGCGGCCCATCAGCTTCGCCGAACGCCAGAACCGCCAGCCCAACCCGCTGGACGACTGCAGCGCCAACGCGACGTGCTCGCGGGCGGACAACTGCGGAAAGAGGCTGGTGATCTGGAACGAGCGGGCCACGCCGAGCCGGGCGACCTGTTCCGGGGGCAGCCCGGTGACGTTCCGCCCGGCCAGCTCGATCCGCCCGCCGCTGGGCCGCAGGAAGCCGGTGAGCAGGTTGAACAGGGTGGTCTTGCCGGCGCCGTTGGGGCCGACCAGCGCGTGCACACTCTCCGGCGCGACGTCGAGATCGACGTCGTCGACCGCCCGGAAGCCCCGGAAGTCCCGGGTCAGCCCACGGGCCGACAGGAGCGCTTGCCCGGCCATCGCCTCATCCTCCGCAGCGTCGCGGCGACGTCCGATCGGTGACTGTGGTCACAGGGCCGTCGCGTGGAGGAAACCTACGGCCGGTCCAGCGAGTCGAGCCATGTCGATTGCATCCATATTCAGCCGGCGGGAGACGTGCCCGAACCCCACTGCCCGACGTCACCGACTTGACCGAGCCGTTTAGTTTGATGATCCACACAGCCCAGTGAAAGGCCCCCACCCCATGCCTGTCGGCTTCACCATGGCGATCGTCTTCGCCGTCGCCCTGGCGGTCTGCGCCGTCCTGGCGCTCGTCGCCCCGAGAGGCGCGGTAAAGCGGACGGCCGCCCTCGCGGCGCTCGGCTGCCTCGCCCTCACGCTGCTGATCGGCGTCGCCTCCAGCGCCCACTCCGTACCGATCCGCTCGGTCGGCATCGTCACCAGCTTCGGCAAGCCCACCGGTGAGGTGACCGGCTCGGGCCTGAAGTGGGTGGCGCCCTGGCAGAAGGTCGGCGAGTGGGACGCGGGCCGGCAGAAGTACGACCACATAGGCGGCGACAACTGCGTACGGGTCCGCACCGGCACGCTCGCCGACGCCTGCGTCGAGGTGCTCGTCGAGTGGCAGGTCAAGCCGGAGAACGCGCCGAAGCAGTTCATGGACTACAAGGGAGACTTCACCAGCTTCCGCGGCCAGCGGGTGGGCGTGCAGCTCGACAGCGCGGTCAACGACGCGTTCGCGGCGTACAACCCCCTGGAAAAGATCGACGCCCAGACCGGCGACCTCAACGTCGACCTGAAGCCCTTCGCGGCGAACATCAAGACCAGCGCGGAGACCCGGCTCGCCGCCGACGTCGACATCCTCTCGGTGACCATCACCCGGGTGAACCACGACGAGAAGACCGAGGGCAACATCAAGGCGTTCCAGGACAAGCTGGCCCAGACCCGCAACCTTGAGCAGGACCGCAAGAACGCCGAGATCTCCAAGCAGATCACCGAGACCAACGCGACTGTCGACAAGGTGACCCGTTGCCTGGAGATCGCCGAGAAGAACGGCGCCAACCCCGGGCTCTGCATCAACCCAGGCATTGTCACCGGCAAGGGTTAGCGTCACCGTCATGGCGAGGGAAGAGCTGGATGAGTTGATCGTCGCGGACGCCGAGGGGTTGCGTGCGTGGTTGTCGGCCAACCACGCCACGTCGCCCGGTGTCTGGCTCGCCCTGACCAGAAAGGGCGGCACGGTCACGACGCTGACCTGGCAGCACGCCGTCGACGAGGCACTGTGCTTCGGCTGGATCGACGGGCAGGCCCGTAAACGGGATCAGGAGTCCTCCTGGATCCGGTTCACCCCGCGCCAGCCCCGCAGTTCCTGGTCCCAACGCAATGTCACCCACGTGGCCCGTCTGGAGGAGCAGGGGCGAATGCTGCCCGCCGGACGCGCCGCGGTGGAAGCCGCGAAGGCGGACGGGCGGTGGGCGGCCGCCTACGCCCCGCCGTCGGAGGCCGAGGTGCCGGCCGACCTCCTCGCCGCCATCGCCGCCGAGCCCGCCGCTCAGGCCATGTTCGACGTCCTCACCAAGACCAACCGGTTCGCCCTCATCTACCGCCTCAACGCCGTCAAACGCGCTCAGACCCGCGAGCGGAAGATCGGCGAGTTCGTCGCCATGCTGGCCCGCCACGAGACGATCTACCCGCAGAAGGCCAAGCCTTCGACCGGGTGAGCCGTCGGCTCAGTCGAGGGTGACCACCCAGCGAGCGCCCTCGCCCCGGGCCAGCCGGTCGAACGCCGCGGGCGCCTCGTCCAATGGGATCGTGCCGCTGACCAACAGGCGCAGATCGAGTGCGCCGTCGGCCAGCTCGGC
Above is a window of Micromonospora coriariae DNA encoding:
- a CDS encoding YdeI/OmpD-associated family protein, yielding MAREELDELIVADAEGLRAWLSANHATSPGVWLALTRKGGTVTTLTWQHAVDEALCFGWIDGQARKRDQESSWIRFTPRQPRSSWSQRNVTHVARLEEQGRMLPAGRAAVEAAKADGRWAAAYAPPSEAEVPADLLAAIAAEPAAQAMFDVLTKTNRFALIYRLNAVKRAQTRERKIGEFVAMLARHETIYPQKAKPSTG
- a CDS encoding ABC transporter ATP-binding protein — its product is MAGQALLSARGLTRDFRGFRAVDDVDLDVAPESVHALVGPNGAGKTTLFNLLTGFLRPSGGRIELAGRNVTGLPPEQVARLGVARSFQITSLFPQLSAREHVALALQSSSGLGWRFWRSAKLMGRYTGRADELLDMVGLSELADAPSEALAYGRKRALELAIALALDPKVLLLDEPTAGMGLEDVDRTVELIGRVRQGRTVVMVEHNMSVVGRLADTVTVLQAGKVLVEGPYEQVRADERVITAYLGAADAAH
- a CDS encoding ABC transporter ATP-binding protein; protein product: MLRIENLSAWYGEAQVLRDVSLEVAAGEVVTLVGRNGAGKSTLLRCVMGLHSGQRGTVELDGRDVGKLPAHRRARLGLGWVPDDRGSYATLTVTENLTLPPRVGPDPWSLERVYEAFPALYTRRDSAATMLSGGEQQMLALARVLRMGARLLLCDEPTEGLSPLLVQQVGDLLREAKRHGVTVLLVEQNLHFATGVADRHYLLAEGRVAEAMDNSEVRSRERELLAYLGI
- a CDS encoding ABC transporter substrate-binding protein, with the translated sequence MRRTVGVAAASAAVVLVAGCGGGGPQSGGDQKLTGDKIVLGVLNDQSGAYSELSGKNSVTAVEMAIADFTAKYGDKAVTKDITVETADHQNKPDVANSKAQEMYDRKGVDLILDVPTSSAALKVADVAKEKKKLYFNIGAATTDLTGKSCNKYTFHYAYDTYMLANGTGKTTTEQIGKNWYILYPNYAFGQDMEKSFSTAITAAGGKVVGKDGAPFPNTSGDFSTFLLKAPTLNPKPDVLGTMQAGAELVNVVKQYNEFKLRDKGVGLAVGLMFLTDIHSLTPAALAGTTYTDAWYWNFDAKNREFADRFQQKAGTRPTFAHAANYSAALQYLEAVQAAGTDDADAVVKGLEGKTVEDVFLRNGKIRAEDHRVVHDAYLAQVKQQSEVTEPWDYVKVLKTIPAAEAFRTPSADCKL
- a CDS encoding SPFH domain-containing protein; protein product: MPVGFTMAIVFAVALAVCAVLALVAPRGAVKRTAALAALGCLALTLLIGVASSAHSVPIRSVGIVTSFGKPTGEVTGSGLKWVAPWQKVGEWDAGRQKYDHIGGDNCVRVRTGTLADACVEVLVEWQVKPENAPKQFMDYKGDFTSFRGQRVGVQLDSAVNDAFAAYNPLEKIDAQTGDLNVDLKPFAANIKTSAETRLAADVDILSVTITRVNHDEKTEGNIKAFQDKLAQTRNLEQDRKNAEISKQITETNATVDKVTRCLEIAEKNGANPGLCINPGIVTGKG